In Streptomyces thermolilacinus SPC6, a single genomic region encodes these proteins:
- a CDS encoding ABC transporter substrate-binding protein, translating into MTARTVRPIRGTAAAALATVLALTAAACSDPGGSGSGGSAARDSLVVGIAYEPDTLSPLLGYGKDGNSKVFDGLLAFDADMRLKPALAVALPEVSADGLTYTYKLRKGVTFSDGEPFGAKDVVFTYRTILDKRTNNPSKTELDALKDVKAVGDDTVVFTLKYPYAAFAQRTVLAIAPQHVAARQDVNSGPFTTKPVGTGPYVLTGWSKGEKLTFKANPRYWGGEPKVKKLTMAVVKDDDVRATRLRSGDLDGAILPPNLAKGFKNDPGKKTYAATTYDYRTVTLPTHNKVTGDTAVRRALDLAVDRRAMVDKILEGAGKPAYGPVPTSSEWFAKGTERRHDLAAAEKILDDAGWKPGPDGVRVRNGVRAAFPLWYPSGDKLRQDHALAYASDAKKAGIEIATQAGTWEVIEPRMKHDAVLAGGGSPGDPDFDQYLLLKSDLAGDGFNNMAWYANPAVDKALEDGRMTNDKAARKAAYDTVQRELVKNPGYTFLTHIDHLYVVSDRWDGLSTQVEPHDHGLAAGPWWNVEDWTPKGAAK; encoded by the coding sequence ATGACCGCCCGAACCGTCCGACCGATACGCGGCACGGCCGCCGCGGCGCTGGCCACCGTCCTGGCGCTCACCGCGGCGGCCTGCTCGGACCCGGGCGGCTCCGGCTCCGGCGGCTCCGCCGCGCGGGACAGCCTCGTCGTCGGCATCGCCTACGAACCCGACACGCTCAGCCCGCTCCTCGGCTACGGCAAGGACGGCAACTCCAAGGTCTTCGACGGCCTCCTCGCCTTCGACGCCGACATGCGCCTCAAGCCCGCCCTCGCCGTCGCGCTGCCCGAGGTGAGCGCCGACGGCCTCACGTACACGTACAAGCTCCGCAAGGGCGTCACCTTCAGCGACGGCGAGCCGTTCGGTGCGAAGGACGTCGTCTTCACGTACCGCACCATCCTCGACAAGCGGACCAACAACCCGTCCAAGACGGAGCTGGACGCCCTCAAGGACGTGAAGGCCGTCGGCGACGACACCGTCGTCTTCACCCTCAAGTACCCGTACGCGGCGTTCGCCCAGCGCACCGTCCTCGCCATCGCGCCCCAGCACGTCGCTGCCCGCCAGGATGTCAACTCCGGGCCGTTCACCACGAAGCCCGTCGGCACCGGCCCGTACGTCCTCACCGGCTGGTCCAAGGGCGAGAAGCTCACGTTCAAGGCCAACCCCCGCTACTGGGGCGGCGAACCGAAGGTCAAGAAGCTCACCATGGCCGTCGTCAAGGACGACGACGTGCGCGCCACCCGCCTCCGCTCCGGCGACCTCGACGGCGCGATCCTCCCCCCGAACCTCGCCAAGGGCTTCAAGAACGACCCCGGCAAGAAGACGTACGCCGCCACCACGTACGACTACCGGACCGTCACCCTGCCCACCCACAACAAGGTCACCGGCGACACCGCCGTCCGCCGCGCCCTCGACCTGGCCGTGGACCGGCGGGCCATGGTCGACAAGATCCTCGAAGGCGCGGGCAAGCCCGCCTACGGGCCCGTCCCCACCAGCAGCGAATGGTTCGCCAAGGGCACCGAACGCCGCCACGACCTCGCCGCCGCCGAGAAGATCCTCGACGACGCGGGGTGGAAGCCCGGCCCCGACGGCGTCCGCGTGAGGAACGGCGTCCGCGCCGCCTTCCCCCTCTGGTACCCCTCCGGCGACAAGCTCCGCCAGGACCACGCCCTCGCCTACGCCTCCGACGCCAAGAAGGCGGGCATCGAGATCGCCACCCAGGCCGGCACCTGGGAGGTCATCGAACCGCGCATGAAGCACGACGCGGTCCTCGCGGGCGGCGGCTCCCCCGGCGACCCCGACTTCGACCAGTACCTCCTCCTCAAGTCCGACCTCGCGGGCGACGGCTTCAACAACATGGCCTGGTACGCCAACCCGGCCGTCGACAAGGCCCTCGAGGACGGCCGCATGACGAACGACAAGGCCGCGCGCAAGGCCGCCTACGACACGGTCCAGCGCGAACTGGTGAAGAACCCCGGCTACACCTTCCTCACGCACATCGACCACCTGTACGTCGTCAGCGACCGCTGGGACGGCCTGTCCACCCAGGTCGAGCCGCACGACCACGGCCTCGCCGCGGGCCCGTGGTGGAACGTCGAGGACTGGACCCCCAAGGGCGCCGCGAAGTGA
- a CDS encoding acyl-CoA dehydrogenase family protein produces the protein MTDLLYSEAETDLRAAVRALLADRADPAALPARLEGTGPHDAELWHALAGGIGAAGLLVPEKLGGQGATHREAAVVLEELGRAVAPLPYLTSSVVATQTLLALGPSDEAAELLADLASGRRTAVLAVPLTTAPDAPLPTEPPTAPTDTPATAPGVTVTAVADAVLADVLLVPRPDGLHAVDAAEAALRPLTPLDLTRPLAAVTVPANAPGTRLADAGTSRAAVRSGLVAGAGLLASEQLGLAEWCLEEAVRHTRARHQFNRPIGSFQALKHRMAELWLEVAGARAAARNAADALATGSPDAPLAVAVAQAYCSRVAVHAAEECVQLHGGIGMTWEHPAHLYLKRAKADQLAYGAAGHHQDTIAGLVDLPAPAP, from the coding sequence ATGACCGACCTGCTCTACTCCGAGGCCGAGACCGACCTGCGGGCCGCCGTACGCGCCCTGCTCGCCGACCGCGCCGACCCGGCCGCCCTGCCCGCCCGCCTGGAGGGCACCGGCCCGCACGACGCGGAGCTGTGGCACGCCCTCGCCGGGGGCATCGGCGCCGCGGGCCTCCTCGTCCCCGAGAAGCTCGGCGGCCAGGGCGCGACCCACCGCGAGGCCGCCGTCGTACTGGAGGAGCTGGGCCGCGCGGTGGCCCCGTTGCCGTACCTCACCAGCTCCGTCGTCGCCACGCAGACGCTGCTCGCCCTCGGACCCTCCGACGAGGCGGCCGAGCTGCTCGCCGACCTGGCCTCGGGCCGCCGCACCGCCGTCCTCGCCGTCCCCCTCACCACGGCCCCCGACGCCCCGCTCCCCACAGAGCCCCCCACCGCCCCCACGGACACCCCGGCCACCGCCCCCGGCGTCACCGTCACCGCCGTCGCGGACGCCGTCCTCGCCGACGTCCTCCTCGTCCCGCGCCCCGACGGCCTGCACGCCGTGGACGCCGCCGAAGCGGCCCTCCGCCCGCTGACCCCGCTCGACCTCACCCGCCCCCTCGCGGCCGTCACCGTCCCGGCCAACGCCCCCGGAACCCGCCTCGCGGACGCCGGGACCTCCCGCGCGGCTGTCCGCTCCGGGCTCGTCGCCGGGGCCGGGCTGCTCGCCTCCGAACAGCTCGGGCTCGCCGAATGGTGCCTGGAGGAGGCGGTACGGCACACCCGCGCCCGCCACCAGTTCAACCGGCCCATCGGCTCGTTCCAGGCGCTCAAGCACCGCATGGCCGAGCTGTGGCTGGAGGTCGCCGGAGCCCGCGCCGCCGCCCGCAACGCCGCGGACGCGCTCGCCACCGGCAGCCCGGACGCGCCCCTGGCGGTGGCGGTCGCCCAGGCGTACTGCTCCCGCGTCGCCGTCCACGCGGCGGAGGAGTGCGTCCAGCTGCACGGTGGCATCGGCATGACATGGGAGCACCCGGCGCACCTCTACCTCAAGCGCGCCAAGGCCGACCAGCTCGCCTACGGCGCCGCCGGACACCACCAGGACACGATCGCCGGACTCGTGGACCTCCCCGCCCCCGCCCCGTAG
- a CDS encoding acyl-CoA dehydrogenase family protein, translating to MTVTAADLRERVRDLLAAHPPATTDRAAFLNARFDAGLAWVHYPEGLGGLGADPALQAVVDAGLAAADAPDNDPRRIGIGLGMAAPTILAYGTEEQKRRFLRPLWTGEEVWCQLFSEPGAGSDLAALGTRAVRDADGTWVVDGQKVWTSSAHLARWAILIARTDPDAPKHRGITYFLCDMTDPGVEVRPLRQITGEAEFNEVFLTGVRIPDSHRLGEVGDGWAVARTTLMNERVAIGGARIPREGGMIGRAAHTWRTRPELRTHDLHRRLLDLWVDAEVARLTGERLRQQLAAGGPGPEGSAMKLAFARLNQRISGLEVELLADEGLLYDDWTMRRPELVNFTGRDAGYRYLRSKGNSIEGGTSEVLLNIVAERVLGLPAEPRDDKDVPWKDLAR from the coding sequence ATGACCGTCACCGCAGCCGACCTGCGCGAACGCGTACGCGACCTCCTCGCCGCCCACCCGCCCGCCACCACCGACCGCGCCGCCTTCCTGAACGCCCGCTTCGACGCCGGCCTCGCCTGGGTCCACTACCCCGAGGGCCTCGGAGGGCTCGGCGCCGACCCCGCCCTCCAGGCCGTCGTGGACGCCGGACTCGCCGCCGCCGACGCCCCCGACAACGACCCGCGCCGCATCGGCATCGGCCTCGGCATGGCCGCGCCGACGATCCTCGCGTACGGCACCGAGGAGCAGAAGCGCCGCTTCCTGCGGCCGCTGTGGACCGGCGAGGAGGTGTGGTGCCAGCTGTTCAGCGAACCCGGCGCCGGCTCCGACCTGGCCGCCCTGGGCACGCGCGCCGTACGCGACGCCGACGGCACCTGGGTGGTCGACGGCCAGAAGGTGTGGACGTCCAGCGCCCACCTGGCCCGCTGGGCCATCCTCATCGCCCGTACCGACCCCGACGCCCCCAAGCACCGCGGCATCACCTACTTCCTGTGCGACATGACCGACCCCGGAGTGGAGGTCAGGCCGCTGCGCCAGATCACCGGCGAGGCAGAGTTCAACGAGGTGTTCCTCACCGGCGTGCGCATCCCCGACAGCCACCGCCTCGGTGAGGTCGGCGACGGCTGGGCCGTCGCCCGCACCACCCTGATGAACGAGCGCGTCGCCATCGGCGGCGCCCGCATCCCCCGCGAGGGCGGCATGATCGGGCGCGCCGCGCACACCTGGCGCACCCGCCCCGAGCTGCGCACCCACGACCTCCACCGGCGCCTCCTGGACCTCTGGGTGGACGCCGAGGTCGCCCGGCTCACCGGCGAACGCCTGCGCCAGCAGCTCGCCGCGGGCGGCCCGGGCCCCGAGGGCAGCGCCATGAAGCTGGCCTTCGCCCGCCTCAACCAGCGGATCAGCGGCCTGGAGGTGGAACTCCTCGCCGACGAGGGCCTGCTGTACGACGACTGGACCATGCGCCGCCCCGAGCTGGTGAACTTCACCGGCCGTGACGCCGGGTACCGCTACCTGCGCTCCAAGGGCAACTCCATCGAGGGCGGCACGAGCGAAGTGCTGCTGAACATCGTCGCCGAACGCGTCCTCGGGCTGCCCGCCGAGCCGCGCGACGACAAGGACGTGCCGTGGAAGGACCTCGCGCGATGA
- a CDS encoding NADPH:quinone oxidoreductase family protein, which translates to MQAWRVHRNGEPREVMRLEEAGRPEPGPGQLLLRVRAANVNFPDALLCRGHYQVRPPLPFTPGVEICADTEDGRRVIATTALPHGGLAEYAVADEATVFTAPETLDDAEAAALHIGYQTGWFGLHRRAALREGETLLVHAASGGVGSAAVQLGKAAGARVIGVVGGADKAATARALGCDTVIDRHTDDIVAAVKDATGGRGADVVYDPVGGPAYAASAKCVAFEGRIVVVGFASGDIPAPALNHALVKNYAILGLHWGLYQQKDPALVRECHATLTEYAAKGLIKPLVSERVALADAASAVQRVADGTTTGRLVVVPTATATAAAVTEGVAAAEAVATEATVTQAAVTEGATADRPEGTTR; encoded by the coding sequence ATGCAGGCATGGCGCGTACACCGAAACGGCGAGCCCCGCGAGGTGATGCGGCTGGAGGAGGCCGGCCGGCCCGAGCCCGGTCCCGGACAGCTCCTGCTGAGGGTGCGGGCCGCCAATGTCAACTTCCCCGACGCCCTGCTGTGCCGGGGCCACTACCAGGTGCGCCCGCCGCTCCCCTTCACTCCCGGCGTCGAGATCTGCGCCGACACGGAGGACGGCCGCCGCGTCATCGCCACCACCGCCCTGCCGCACGGCGGGCTCGCCGAGTACGCCGTCGCCGACGAGGCCACGGTGTTCACCGCGCCCGAGACGCTCGACGACGCCGAGGCGGCGGCCCTGCACATCGGCTACCAGACCGGCTGGTTCGGCCTGCACCGCCGCGCCGCCCTGCGCGAGGGCGAGACCCTGCTCGTCCACGCCGCGTCCGGCGGGGTCGGCAGCGCCGCCGTGCAGCTCGGCAAGGCGGCCGGGGCCCGGGTCATCGGTGTCGTCGGCGGAGCGGACAAGGCCGCGACCGCCCGCGCCCTCGGCTGCGACACGGTCATCGACCGGCACACCGACGACATCGTGGCCGCCGTCAAGGACGCCACCGGCGGGCGGGGCGCCGACGTGGTCTACGACCCGGTCGGCGGCCCCGCCTACGCCGCGTCCGCCAAGTGTGTCGCCTTCGAGGGCCGCATCGTCGTCGTCGGCTTCGCCAGCGGCGACATCCCCGCCCCCGCCCTCAACCACGCCCTGGTCAAGAACTACGCGATCCTCGGCCTCCACTGGGGCCTGTACCAGCAGAAGGACCCCGCCCTCGTCCGCGAGTGCCACGCCACCCTCACCGAGTACGCCGCGAAGGGCCTGATCAAGCCGCTCGTCAGCGAACGCGTCGCCCTCGCGGACGCCGCGTCGGCCGTCCAGCGCGTCGCCGACGGCACCACCACCGGCCGCCTCGTCGTCGTGCCCACCGCGACCGCCACAGCGGCCGCCGTCACCGAAGGCGTCGCCGCCGCCGAAGCCGTCGCCACCGAAGCCACCGTCACCCAGGCCGCCGTCACCGAAGGCGCCACCGCCGACCGACCGGAAGGCACCACCCGATGA
- a CDS encoding PIG-L deacetylase family protein: MSDLENEPTDRQPPAHLRPMPEDWRRALAVVAHPDDLEYGCSAAVAGWTDAGREVVYVLATRGEAGIDTLAPAVCGPLREREQRASAAVVGVGEVEFLDHKDGVIEYGTALRRDIAAAIRRHRPELVITLNHRDTWGGVAWNTPDHVAVGRATLDAASDAGNRWIFPELTEQGLEPWDGVRWVAVAGSSRPTHAVDARPGLERAVRSLLEHRAYIEALTDEEPEAYCRTFLTGGAEAAAERFGGVPAVTFELFPR; the protein is encoded by the coding sequence ATGAGCGATCTTGAGAACGAGCCGACGGACCGTCAACCACCCGCGCACCTGCGGCCGATGCCCGAGGACTGGCGCAGGGCGCTCGCCGTCGTCGCGCACCCCGACGACCTGGAGTACGGCTGCTCGGCCGCCGTCGCCGGGTGGACCGACGCGGGGCGCGAGGTCGTGTACGTCCTGGCCACGCGCGGCGAGGCGGGCATCGACACGCTCGCGCCCGCCGTGTGCGGGCCGCTGCGCGAGCGGGAGCAGCGGGCGAGCGCGGCGGTCGTCGGAGTCGGGGAGGTGGAGTTCCTCGACCACAAGGACGGTGTCATCGAGTACGGCACCGCCCTGCGCCGGGACATCGCCGCCGCGATCCGCCGCCACCGCCCCGAGCTGGTCATCACGCTCAACCACCGCGACACGTGGGGCGGTGTCGCCTGGAACACCCCCGACCACGTCGCGGTGGGCCGCGCCACCCTCGACGCGGCCTCCGACGCGGGCAACCGCTGGATCTTCCCGGAGCTGACCGAGCAGGGCCTCGAACCGTGGGACGGGGTCCGCTGGGTCGCCGTCGCCGGTTCGTCCCGCCCCACCCACGCCGTGGACGCGCGGCCCGGCCTGGAGCGCGCCGTCCGCTCCCTGCTCGAACACCGCGCGTACATCGAGGCACTGACCGACGAGGAGCCCGAGGCGTACTGCCGGACGTTCCTCACCGGCGGCGCTGAGGCGGCCGCCGAGCGGTTCGGCGGGGTGCCCGCCGTCACCTTCGAGCTGTTCCCGCGCTGA
- a CDS encoding alpha/beta fold hydrolase gives MSPYRQPGVVLTDHHFTVPLDHADPSGEQIEVYGREVVAAGRPDTDRLPWLVYLEGGPGCAARRFTGKQAWLARAVRDHRVLLLDQRGTGRSTRADRQTLPLRGGPAEQARYLAHFRADSIVRDCELIRRRLTGDAPWTVLGQSFGGFCATHYLSTAPHGLDTVIITGGLPSLDATADDVYRAAYPRIRRKNEAHYDRYPQDVERARRVAEHLAGSPAVLPDGYRLTVEAFQSLGILLGGGDGSHQLHYLLEDAFVPTASGPALSDAFLEAVRSHLSFASRPLYAVLHEPIYAQGRGPTGWAAERVRGEFPEFDAAAALDGDGPVLFTGETIHPWHFDVDPALRPLRETAELLAARADWPALYDPERLAANTVPVAAAVYHDDMYVDTAHSLETARAIRGLRTWVTDEYEHDGVRASGTHVLDRLLALAHGEA, from the coding sequence GTGTCCCCGTACCGCCAGCCCGGCGTCGTCCTCACCGACCATCACTTCACCGTCCCCCTCGACCACGCCGACCCGTCCGGCGAGCAGATCGAGGTGTACGGGCGCGAGGTCGTCGCCGCGGGACGGCCGGACACCGACCGCCTGCCGTGGCTCGTGTACCTGGAGGGCGGTCCCGGATGCGCCGCCCGCCGGTTCACCGGCAAGCAGGCGTGGCTCGCCCGCGCCGTCCGGGACCACCGGGTGCTCCTCCTCGACCAGCGCGGCACCGGCCGGTCCACGCGGGCCGACCGGCAGACGCTGCCGCTGCGCGGCGGCCCCGCCGAACAGGCCCGTTACCTGGCCCACTTCCGGGCCGACTCCATCGTCCGTGACTGCGAGCTGATCCGCCGCCGCCTCACCGGCGACGCGCCCTGGACGGTCCTCGGCCAGAGCTTCGGAGGCTTCTGCGCCACCCACTACCTGTCCACCGCCCCGCACGGCCTCGACACGGTGATCATCACGGGCGGCCTGCCGTCCCTCGACGCGACCGCCGACGACGTGTACCGCGCCGCCTACCCGCGCATCCGCCGCAAGAACGAGGCGCACTACGACCGCTACCCGCAGGACGTCGAGCGCGCCCGCCGCGTCGCCGAGCACCTGGCCGGGAGTCCCGCCGTGCTGCCCGACGGGTACCGGCTGACGGTCGAGGCGTTCCAGTCCCTCGGCATCCTCCTGGGCGGCGGCGACGGCAGCCACCAACTGCACTACCTGCTGGAGGACGCGTTCGTGCCCACCGCGTCCGGCCCCGCGCTGTCCGACGCCTTCCTGGAGGCCGTGCGCTCCCATCTCTCCTTCGCGTCCCGGCCGCTGTACGCCGTCCTCCACGAGCCCATCTACGCCCAGGGGCGGGGCCCGACCGGCTGGGCCGCCGAGCGGGTGCGCGGCGAGTTCCCCGAGTTCGACGCGGCGGCCGCGCTCGACGGCGACGGACCGGTCCTCTTCACCGGGGAGACCATCCACCCCTGGCACTTCGACGTCGACCCGGCCCTGCGCCCGCTGCGGGAGACCGCCGAACTCCTCGCCGCCCGCGCCGACTGGCCGGCCCTGTACGACCCGGAGCGCCTCGCCGCCAACACGGTCCCCGTCGCGGCGGCCGTCTACCACGACGACATGTACGTGGACACCGCCCACTCCCTGGAGACCGCGCGCGCCATCCGCGGCCTGCGCACCTGGGTGACGGACGAGTACGAGCACGACGGCGTCCGCGCGAGCGGCACCCACGTCCTGGACCGCCTCCTGGCCCTGGCCCACGGCGAAGCCTGA
- a CDS encoding DUF4383 domain-containing protein encodes MSSASRRTSPAGSLVRRAALLVGVAFLLIGALGFVPGITTGYDSLAFASHESDARLLGLFQVSVLHNLVHLLFGVAGVVSARTAANARSYLVVGGLIYLALSVYGVIIDLDSAANFVPVNTADNWLHFGLGIGMVALGLGLPRPADADT; translated from the coding sequence ATGAGCAGCGCATCCCGTAGGACGTCCCCGGCCGGCTCCCTCGTGCGGCGTGCCGCGCTGCTGGTGGGGGTGGCATTCCTGCTGATCGGCGCCCTGGGGTTCGTCCCCGGGATCACGACCGGCTACGACTCGCTGGCGTTCGCTTCGCACGAGTCGGACGCGAGGCTGCTGGGACTGTTCCAGGTGTCGGTCCTCCACAACCTCGTGCACCTGCTCTTCGGCGTCGCCGGTGTGGTCTCCGCCCGTACGGCGGCCAACGCCCGCTCGTACCTCGTCGTCGGCGGCCTGATCTACCTGGCGCTCTCCGTGTACGGGGTGATCATCGACCTGGACAGCGCCGCGAACTTCGTGCCGGTCAACACCGCCGACAACTGGCTGCACTTCGGGCTCGGCATCGGCATGGTCGCCCTGGGGCTCGGGCTGCCCCGCCCGGCGGACGCCGACACCTGA
- a CDS encoding vWA domain-containing protein, protein MDRTKLLAARFRAATDRPYLASALYALTVVESHEVPTMGVDRHWRVYVSPAFVASTPVAELAAVWLHEVAHLLRDHHGRAERLAAADQRDRYRVNVAQDCEINDDLLADGLPLPGGRVEPRLYGLPEGRMFEEYVTALPPDVRGHDCGSGAHGQPSPWDLTGPAGPARIGTAEAQALRRATAEAMRAHLRGRGTLPRGWQRWAEQVLEPVVDWRKALAGAVREAAAWAGGAVDYTYRRPSRRSAALRGVVLPSLRRPLPRVAVVVDTSGSMGDAELAAAMAEITGVLREVGVRGNRVTVLACDADVHAVSRVTSAEQVELGGGGGTDMRVGIEAALARPERPDVVVVLTDGWTPWPGREPSGCRVVAALIGPGAPEPPTWAETVRVPLPGGAP, encoded by the coding sequence GTGGACCGGACGAAGCTGCTCGCCGCGCGCTTCCGGGCGGCGACCGACCGGCCGTACCTGGCGTCCGCCCTGTACGCGCTGACCGTCGTGGAGAGCCACGAGGTGCCCACCATGGGCGTGGACCGGCACTGGCGCGTCTACGTCTCGCCCGCGTTCGTCGCCTCCACCCCGGTCGCCGAGCTGGCCGCCGTATGGCTCCACGAGGTCGCCCATCTGCTGCGCGACCACCACGGCCGCGCCGAGCGGCTCGCGGCGGCCGACCAGCGCGACCGGTACCGCGTGAACGTCGCCCAGGACTGCGAGATCAACGACGACCTCCTCGCCGACGGCCTGCCCCTGCCCGGCGGACGCGTGGAGCCGCGCCTGTACGGCCTGCCGGAGGGCCGGATGTTCGAGGAGTACGTCACGGCGCTGCCGCCCGACGTGCGCGGCCACGACTGCGGGTCGGGCGCGCACGGGCAGCCGTCGCCCTGGGACCTCACGGGACCGGCGGGACCCGCCCGGATCGGCACCGCCGAGGCACAGGCGCTGCGCCGCGCGACCGCCGAGGCCATGCGCGCCCACCTGCGCGGCCGCGGCACGCTGCCGCGCGGCTGGCAGCGCTGGGCGGAGCAGGTCCTCGAACCGGTCGTGGACTGGCGGAAGGCGCTCGCCGGGGCGGTGCGCGAGGCCGCCGCGTGGGCCGGTGGCGCGGTGGACTACACGTACCGCCGCCCCTCCCGCCGCTCGGCCGCGCTGCGCGGGGTCGTCCTGCCGAGCCTGCGCCGTCCGCTGCCGCGCGTCGCGGTCGTCGTGGACACCTCCGGCTCCATGGGGGACGCCGAACTGGCCGCCGCCATGGCGGAGATCACCGGGGTGCTGCGCGAGGTCGGCGTGCGCGGCAACCGCGTCACGGTCCTCGCCTGCGACGCCGACGTGCACGCCGTGTCGCGGGTGACCTCCGCCGAACAGGTGGAGCTGGGCGGCGGCGGGGGCACCGACATGCGCGTCGGCATCGAGGCGGCGCTCGCGCGGCCCGAGCGCCCCGACGTCGTGGTCGTCCTCACCGACGGGTGGACGCCGTGGCCGGGCCGGGAACCGTCCGGCTGCCGGGTCGTCGCCGCCCTGATCGGCCCCGGTGCCCCCGAACCGCCCACCTGGGCCGAGACGGTCCGCGTGCCCCTCCCCGGCGGGGCGCCTTAG
- a CDS encoding AAA family ATPase, translating to MTGTPTTPAPLAAADALNARIGATRTEPAASPRLEALALAVTANQPVLLWGEPGIGKSAGLGQLAAGLGLPLETVIASVHEPSDFAGLPVVGDDPATTGVPMAPPDWAVRLARTGHGLLFFDELSSAPPAVQAALLRVVLERRVGSLALPDSVRIVAAANPPSSAADGWHLSPPLANRFVHLRWTHDPRTVARGMAGTWPECGVPVVDPARVPGAVARARGAVSGFLTARPGLVHHLPDDAESRGRAWPSPRTWEMALRLLAAAYATGAGREALAAALTGAVGEGAGIELLSYLEHLDLPDPDRVLADPDAVSLPERGDRQLAFLIAVVSAIQSDLTRERWEAGWAVLAKAVEAGVPDVAARAATDLAAMRAPDWPVPPGIDAFLDLLQRSGALTG from the coding sequence GTGACCGGCACCCCCACCACCCCCGCCCCGCTGGCCGCGGCCGACGCGCTCAACGCCCGCATCGGCGCCACCCGCACCGAGCCCGCCGCCAGCCCCCGCCTGGAGGCGCTCGCCCTCGCGGTCACCGCCAACCAGCCGGTCCTCCTCTGGGGCGAGCCCGGCATCGGCAAGTCCGCCGGGCTCGGGCAGCTCGCCGCCGGGCTCGGCCTGCCGCTGGAGACGGTCATCGCCAGCGTCCACGAGCCGTCCGACTTCGCGGGCCTGCCCGTCGTCGGCGACGACCCGGCCACCACCGGCGTGCCGATGGCCCCGCCCGACTGGGCGGTCCGCCTCGCCCGCACCGGCCACGGCCTGCTGTTCTTCGACGAGCTGTCGTCCGCGCCGCCCGCCGTGCAGGCCGCGCTCCTGCGCGTCGTCCTGGAGCGCCGCGTCGGCAGCCTCGCCCTGCCCGACTCCGTACGGATCGTCGCCGCCGCGAACCCGCCGTCCAGCGCCGCCGACGGCTGGCACCTCAGCCCGCCGCTCGCCAACCGCTTCGTCCACCTGCGCTGGACGCACGACCCGCGCACGGTCGCCCGCGGCATGGCCGGTACGTGGCCGGAGTGCGGCGTCCCCGTCGTGGACCCCGCCCGGGTGCCCGGCGCCGTCGCCCGGGCCCGTGGCGCCGTGTCCGGGTTCCTGACGGCCCGCCCCGGCCTCGTCCACCACCTCCCGGACGACGCCGAGAGCCGCGGCCGGGCCTGGCCGTCGCCGCGCACCTGGGAGATGGCGCTGCGCCTGCTGGCCGCCGCGTACGCGACCGGGGCGGGCCGCGAGGCCCTGGCCGCCGCACTGACCGGCGCCGTCGGCGAGGGCGCGGGCATCGAGCTGCTGTCGTACCTGGAGCACCTGGACCTGCCCGACCCGGACCGGGTCCTCGCCGACCCCGACGCGGTGAGCCTGCCCGAGCGGGGCGACCGGCAGCTGGCCTTCCTCATCGCGGTCGTCTCCGCCATCCAGAGCGACCTGACCCGGGAGCGCTGGGAGGCGGGCTGGGCGGTCCTCGCCAAGGCCGTCGAGGCGGGCGTGCCCGACGTCGCCGCCCGCGCCGCCACCGACCTGGCCGCGATGCGCGCCCCGGACTGGCCCGTACCGCCGGGCATCGACGCCTTCCTGGACCTGCTCCAGCGATCCGGCGCCCTGACCGGCTGA